The Persephonella sp. IF05-L8 genome contains a region encoding:
- a CDS encoding NADH-quinone oxidoreductase subunit N, whose amino-acid sequence MSVLHDIVAGLGVPNFSVLIPEIIILITALIVFAIELFTKARFVISLVTGLGLVLAAIPSLNMEQGDITFYGLYIVDSFSLTFKFFLILITFFVVIVLRPYLEDKRTYYGEYYYLILFALLGMMIMVSANNLITMYVGLELASITIYILAGMFKRDYLSKEGAFKYLIMGGAGTAIISYGIAVVYGRTGSFDFAEIANTITSNNLDVAALAGIALILIGLGLKASTVPFHFWTPDAYQGAPTPITAFMGVAAKIATFAVILRVMVQAFPFASDAWTVGWALLAAASMIFGNFVALRQDNVKRMLAYSSVAHAGYILAALAAPTNMAFTALIFYSLVYIFMGLGGFIFLSAMERQYGWTNSIDDFRGLARRSPMMALFMLIFMFSMLGIPPTVGFFGKLGVFLALISSDIWWLAVVLVVMSIVSAGYYLRVVIYMYMHEPQSKARFNFSLGEMFTLAFMATFILILGIYPTVFWGLSTLLSDMLIQGIGR is encoded by the coding sequence AAGCAAGATTTGTTATATCCCTTGTAACTGGTTTAGGTTTAGTTCTGGCAGCCATTCCTTCTCTAAACATGGAGCAGGGAGATATTACTTTTTATGGTCTTTATATTGTTGATTCATTTTCCCTTACATTTAAATTTTTCCTTATATTAATAACATTTTTTGTGGTAATTGTTCTTAGACCTTATCTGGAAGATAAAAGGACATATTATGGAGAATATTACTATCTGATTTTATTTGCCCTCCTTGGAATGATGATAATGGTTTCTGCTAATAACCTGATAACCATGTATGTAGGTCTTGAGCTGGCATCTATAACTATATATATACTGGCAGGTATGTTTAAAAGAGATTATCTTTCAAAAGAAGGTGCTTTCAAATATCTTATAATGGGAGGAGCTGGAACAGCCATAATCAGTTACGGTATTGCTGTTGTTTATGGTAGAACTGGAAGCTTTGATTTTGCTGAGATTGCTAACACTATAACATCAAATAATCTTGATGTTGCTGCTCTGGCAGGAATTGCTTTGATACTTATCGGTTTAGGATTGAAAGCATCCACAGTTCCATTCCATTTCTGGACACCTGATGCTTATCAGGGAGCACCTACCCCAATAACTGCATTTATGGGTGTTGCAGCTAAAATAGCAACTTTCGCTGTTATCCTCAGGGTTATGGTTCAGGCATTTCCATTTGCTTCAGATGCGTGGACAGTGGGATGGGCATTGCTTGCGGCAGCTTCTATGATTTTTGGTAACTTTGTTGCTCTCAGACAGGATAATGTAAAAAGAATGCTTGCTTATTCTTCTGTTGCCCATGCAGGTTATATACTGGCTGCACTTGCTGCCCCAACAAATATGGCATTTACGGCTTTAATCTTCTACTCTCTGGTTTATATCTTTATGGGACTTGGAGGATTTATATTCTTATCAGCAATGGAGAGACAATACGGGTGGACTAACAGTATAGATGATTTTAGAGGCCTTGCCAGAAGAAGTCCTATGATGGCTCTATTTATGCTGATATTTATGTTCTCTATGCTTGGAATTCCACCAACAGTTGGATTTTTCGGAAAATTAGGTGTGTTCCTTGCTCTTATCAGTTCAGATATATGGTGGCTGGCAGTTGTGTTAGTTGTAATGAGTATTGTATCTGCTGGATACTATCTTAGAGTTGTCATTTATATGTATATGCATGAGCCACAATCAAAAGCACGATTTAATTTCTCATTAGGTGAAATGTTTACATTGGCATTTATGGCAACATTTATCCTTATACTTGGTATATATCCAACAGTTTTCTGGGGATTATCAACGCTTTTAAGTGACATGCTTATACAGGGTATTGGTAGATAA